The DNA segment CCGAAAGTCGAACCGGCCAAACCGGCTACGGTACCTGCCGCACCGGTTGCGGTCAGTGGCGAAGGTTTCAAGGCGCATGCCACGCCTAGCGTCAGATTATTTGCCCGCGAACTTGGCGTCGATTTGAGCAAAATTCAAACCGGTAGCGGCCGCAAGGGACGGATTTTGCAAGACGACGTGAAAAACTTCGTCAAAAAGATAATGACCTCGGGCCCCACTGCAACCGGCGGTGCCGGCATCCCGGCCATCCCGGCGGTCGATTTCACCCAATTCGGTGAAATCGAGGAAAAACCCTTAAGTAAAATCAAACGCCTGACCGGCCAAAATTTAACCCGGGTCTGGCTGAATCTGCCGCTGGTCACCTATCACGATGAAGTCGCCATCGACGAGATGGAAGAATTCCGTAAAACCACGAACGCCGGGCAAGGCAAGGACGGTATCAAACTGACTGGCCTGGTCTTCATCATGAAGGCGCTGGTCGCAGCGATGCAGAAATACCCATCTTTTAATAGTTCCTTGTCTCCGGAAGGCGATAAGCTGATCTACAAGAAATATTTCCATCTCGGCATCGCCGTCGATACCCCGAACGGCTTGGTGGTACCGGTGATTCGCGACGTCGATAAAAAAGGCATTTTCCAGCTGTCTGTCGAATTGGGCGAGAAAAGCGAATTAGCCCGAACCGGCAAACTGATGCCGGCCGACATGCAGGGTGGCTGCATGACCATCTCCAGCCTGGGCGGCATCGGCGGCACGGCCTTCACTCCCATCGTCAACGCGCCGGAAGTGGCGATCCTGGGTGTCACCCGTTCCAGGGTGCAGCCGGTCTGGAACGGCTCCGCGTTCGAACCCAAACTGATGCTGCCGCTGGACATCACCTACGACCACCGCGTCATCGACGGCGCCGAAGGTGCGCGTTTCATGGAAGCGTTGAAAGCCAATCTGGGCGATATTCGACGCTTGTTATTGTAATGTAGTAATGTAGGGTGGATAAGCGCCAGCGCATCCACCTGCCATCAAAATGAGCGATTACCGGCGCATATTCATTCCGGGCGGATGTTATTTCTTCACCGTAGTGACCTATCAACGCCGCCCGGTTTTCGCGCTGCCGGAGAATATCGAGTTATTGCGCGGCGCGTTCAAACGGGTGATGGCCCAAAAGCCTTTCCAGATCGACGCCATCGTAATCCTGCCCGATCATTGCCATTGTATTGGCGATTACCCAAAGACGACCAGGATTTTTCTGGACGTTGGAGCGAAATCAAGAAATACGTTTCCAAACGCATCGGCGCGGACGGCAAGCGCCCCGGCGAAAAGGGTATTTGGCAACGCCGTTTTTGGGACCACCTCATTCGCGACGAAAACGATTGGCGGCGGCACATGGATTATATTCATTACAATCCAGTCAAACACAGGTTGGCGCCATCGCCCATCGAAAGGCGGTCGAGGCCGGGTGGTACGACGTTACCTGGGGCGGGAACGGTCAACCGGATTCGGTTCGTGATATGAATTTAGAATAAAGGCGGTAGCAGCTGGTAGATGCGCTCGCGCTTATCCACCCTACTTATTTGCTCATGTTGATTGTTCAAATTTATGCGGAAAATACTATGGCCACCAAGCATGATTTAGCTGATTGGGTTCATGATGCGCTGAAGGATTCAGGCGGTAGTGCTCGTCTGGTGGATGTTGCTAAGAAAATATGGAATAACCATGAAATTGAACTCAAGGCATCTGGCGATTTGTTTTTTACTTGGCAATATGACATGAGATGGGCTGCCAATTTGCTCAGGCGCTCAGGAATTATGAAAGCTAGCGAGGATTCTCCAAACGGAGTTTGGGAGTTGAAAAAATAGCGCTAGTTGCGTAGTGTGGATAAGCGTAGCTCATCCACCAACAACCCGAAATAGCCCACGACGCGCCGATTAACATAACCGGACGAATTGAATTACCAACCTATGCAACAAGACACCCGCTGGCAACAACGATTTTCAAACTATCAAAAAGCCCTGGAACAACTGCGCAAGTTCATCGAACACGGCGAATTGAACGAGCTGGAAGAGCAAGGCTTGATTCAAGCTTTCGAATACACTCACGAACTGGCCTGGAATGTGTTGCGCGATTATTTGTTGTTCAAAGGCCATCAGGCCATTCATGGCTCGCGTGACGCTACTCGAGAAGCCTTCAAGCTGGAATTGATAACCGACGGCGAATGCTGGATGGACATGATCCGCGATCGCAATCGTACCGTCCACACCTATAACCAGGAAACCGCGCAATCGATTGCCAGCAACATCCGCGAACGCTTTTTTGCCCAATTCGAACAATTAGCGCAAACCATGGCGGGCTTGATCGATGCCGAATGAGGCCTTGGTCGAGCATTGCGGACTCAGCATCAAAACCATCGTCGCCTTGCAAAAGGTATTCGCCAAGCATCCGGAAATCACGCAGGCGTTGTTATACGGCTCGCGCGCCAAGGCTAATTACCGAAATGGCTCGGACATCGATTTGACCCTGCTCGGCGATAAGCTGGACTATCACTTGTTAAGTCGTATCGAAACCGAGATCGACGATTTACTGCTACCTTACACTGTCGACTTGTCGCTATTTGCGCAAATCGACAATCCGGATTTAATCGATCACATTCGCCGGGTCGGATTAATTTTCTATCCAGCGACATAACCGGTAAAATCGTCGTTAAGCTCCGCGCCCGGTCGAATTAGGGTGCGTGCAAACGATTTTACTATTCAGGAGTTTCATTTCATGAGCAATTCAACTCACGCCGAAGTATTGGTTTTGGGCGGCGGCCCCGGCGGTTATACCGCGGCGTTCCGCGCCGCCGATCTGGGCAAGCAGGTGGTGCTGGTCGAACGCTACCCGGTGTTGGGCGGCGTCTGTTTGAACGTCGGCTGCATCCCGTCCAAAGCCTTGCTGCATGTCGCCCAAATCATCCACGAAGCCGAGGCGATGGCCGAACACGGTGTCAGTTTCGGTAAGCCTAGCGTCGATCTGGACAAAATACGCGGTTGGAAACAAAGCGTCAGCCAAAGTCTGAATCAAGGCTTGGCAAAATTGGCTAAGCAACGCAAAGTCACCGTGATCAACGGTGTAGGCAAATTTGCCTCGGCCAACAGTTTGACGGTGGAAAACGAGTCCGGCAGGCAAACCGTGACCTTCGACAACGCCATTATCGCCGCCGGCTCGCAACCGACAAAAATCCCCGGTTTCCCGCATGACGACCCGCGCGTTTGGGATTCGACCGATGCCTTGGAAGTGAAATCGGTGCCGGAAAAGCTGCTGATTGTCGGCGGCGGCATCATCGGCCTGGAAATGGCGACGGTTTATCACGCGCTGGGTTCGAAAATCAGCGTTGTCGAGTTGATGGACCAAATCATCCCCGGCTGCGACAAGGATTTGGTCACCCCGCTGCAACGCAAAATCAAAAAGCAATACGACAATTTGTGGCTGAAGACCAGTGTCAAGGCCATGGAAGCCACCGATGCCGGCATCAAGGTCGCGATGGAAGGTAAGGACGCACCGGAATCGGAAGTGTTCGACGCGGTATTGGTCGCGGTCGGCCGTCGGCCGAACGGTAAGCTGATCGATGCCGATAAGGCCGGTGTCAACGTCGACGAGCGTGGTTTCATTTCGGTCGACAAGCAAGGCCGCACCAACATCAGCCATATCTTCGCGATCGGCGACATCGTCGGTAATCCGATGCTGGCCCACAAAGCCACCCACGAAGGCAAAATCGCCGCCGAAGTTATCGCTGGCCACAAAGCCGGTTTCGACGCATTGACCATTCCGGCCGTGGCCTACACCGATCCGGAAGTGGCTTGGATGGGCTTGACCGAAACCCAGGCCCAACAAGAGGGAGTGGAATTTAACAAAGCCGTGTTCCCATGGGCGGCCAGCGGCCGCTCGCTGGCCTTGGGCCGCAACGAAGGCATCACCAAGATACTGACCGACAAAACCAGCGGCCGTATACTCGGCGCCGGATTCACCGGTCCCGGTGCCGGTGAACTGGTCGCCGAGGCCGTATTGGCATTGGAAATGGGCGCAGATGCCACCGACATCAGCCTGAGCATCCACCCGCATCCAACCCTGTCGGAAACGTTCGCGTTCGCGGCGGAGATGATAGAGGGCACGATTACGGATTTGTACGTGAAGAAATAAAACTTGGTTCGGTAGCCAAACCCAGCCGCAAAACACCGCGCATCCTTATTGGTGGCTATTGCCTTCGTGGCGGAAATAATCGAAAGTGGTTTGTGCCTGGGCAATAGGGCGGTAATAGTGGCAATGTATTTAGCCTTACCAGGCGATTAGTTTGATTGTTCCATTTGTTTGGCAAGCCAGTTGTCATATTGGGCTCGCGTATTAGGATCGATTAGCACGTCGAAGGCTTCACGCAGGTCTTCGGCAATTTTTACGGCTTCATACTCTCGACCTTCAAAATTGTCGGGGTGATTTAATTGCATTAAAGCCCTGCAGGCAGCCTGAATCACAATGGCGGGCGCATCGCGTGTCACTTTAAGCGTATCGTAATAGGTCGTAACGTGTAGCATCAGCAAGCTCCCGAGAAACAAAGGCCTTTAATTGGATTTTTGATCCGTGATTTTGACAATCCAAAATCAAACATAAACTCCAAGAGCAAGGTTGATGCCATTTTTGATACACGCAATTTGC comes from the Methylomonas sp. LL1 genome and includes:
- a CDS encoding 2-oxo acid dehydrogenase subunit E2; translated protein: MSSLIEVKVPDVGNVPEIDIVEVLIKPGDVVTLEQTLAVMETDKATMDLPSSAAGIIKTVHIKPGDKVAEGSLIATVEVGEAAATPSEAAPAPAPVVEAPKVEPAKPATVPAAPVAVSGEGFKAHATPSVRLFARELGVDLSKIQTGSGRKGRILQDDVKNFVKKIMTSGPTATGGAGIPAIPAVDFTQFGEIEEKPLSKIKRLTGQNLTRVWLNLPLVTYHDEVAIDEMEEFRKTTNAGQGKDGIKLTGLVFIMKALVAAMQKYPSFNSSLSPEGDKLIYKKYFHLGIAVDTPNGLVVPVIRDVDKKGIFQLSVELGEKSELARTGKLMPADMQGGCMTISSLGGIGGTAFTPIVNAPEVAILGVTRSRVQPVWNGSAFEPKLMLPLDITYDHRVIDGAEGARFMEALKANLGDIRRLLL
- a CDS encoding nucleotidyltransferase substrate binding protein; protein product: MQQDTRWQQRFSNYQKALEQLRKFIEHGELNELEEQGLIQAFEYTHELAWNVLRDYLLFKGHQAIHGSRDATREAFKLELITDGECWMDMIRDRNRTVHTYNQETAQSIASNIRERFFAQFEQLAQTMAGLIDAE
- a CDS encoding nucleotidyltransferase domain-containing protein gives rise to the protein MPNEALVEHCGLSIKTIVALQKVFAKHPEITQALLYGSRAKANYRNGSDIDLTLLGDKLDYHLLSRIETEIDDLLLPYTVDLSLFAQIDNPDLIDHIRRVGLIFYPAT
- the lpdA gene encoding dihydrolipoyl dehydrogenase, producing MSNSTHAEVLVLGGGPGGYTAAFRAADLGKQVVLVERYPVLGGVCLNVGCIPSKALLHVAQIIHEAEAMAEHGVSFGKPSVDLDKIRGWKQSVSQSLNQGLAKLAKQRKVTVINGVGKFASANSLTVENESGRQTVTFDNAIIAAGSQPTKIPGFPHDDPRVWDSTDALEVKSVPEKLLIVGGGIIGLEMATVYHALGSKISVVELMDQIIPGCDKDLVTPLQRKIKKQYDNLWLKTSVKAMEATDAGIKVAMEGKDAPESEVFDAVLVAVGRRPNGKLIDADKAGVNVDERGFISVDKQGRTNISHIFAIGDIVGNPMLAHKATHEGKIAAEVIAGHKAGFDALTIPAVAYTDPEVAWMGLTETQAQQEGVEFNKAVFPWAASGRSLALGRNEGITKILTDKTSGRILGAGFTGPGAGELVAEAVLALEMGADATDISLSIHPHPTLSETFAFAAEMIEGTITDLYVKK
- a CDS encoding J domain-containing protein, with the protein product MLHVTTYYDTLKVTRDAPAIVIQAACRALMQLNHPDNFEGREYEAVKIAEDLREAFDVLIDPNTRAQYDNWLAKQMEQSN